Below is a window of Desulfoplanes formicivorans DNA.
CGTCCCATTTTCTGGGCCTCCTCCTTGTGTCCGGCCGCCAGCAGGGGATATCCGCAACACAGGTGGACCGGAGGAAGGGCCACGCCAACGCCTGCCTTGAGCAACAGGTATGTCCCGGCAACGGCAATGGACGGGTAGAAGAGGCCTGCTCCGCATCCCGGAAAATAAAATACCGTTTCCAGGGGTTGGGAGGAATTGGCATGGGGGAGGAAGATGGTTCCCTTTTTCAACCCCAGTTCCTGAGCGAGGTTGGTGAAATCCAGTTTTGGCCCCTTGCCCGTGAACAGGGGATTGGCCATACGTTGTTTCCATGCATCCGGAATCCGGTTCACCACCTTGTTTTGGATGGCCTGGCCCACACTGACTGCCCGGGCGGCCATGGGAAGCACCTTCTGGGGATTTTTGCTCAGCAATGTGAGAACCTGGGCCTTGAACGGATGCCCTCCGGCTCCCTTTTCATTCAGGTAGGCCCGCATGTGCAGAGTTACGTCACTGGTGTGGATCTTGACCGGGCAGACGGCTGTGCATTTGCCGCAGGCCGTGCAATGATCCATGATCTGTCGGAGCTGGTCCAGCAGCTTCTTGTCCGGTTCACCCGTGTGCAGCTGGGAATAGTAAATGGCCTCAATAAGGGCGCCCAGGGCAATGTTCTTGTTCCTGGGATGGAAAAGCAATCCCGCTTCCGGCTGAAACATGGGACAGACCTGCTTGCACTTGCCGCACCGGGTGCATGTCTGGATATCGACCAGAAGGCTGATCAGTCGATCCTTGCCCGGGATGGCCGTCTTGTTGATGTCCTTGATGAGCCGGTTGAAGGAAAAGGTATACGGCAGGACCACCAGCTCGCGCTGGGTCAGTTTGCCGGGATTGAACACATTGTTGGGATCCACCTTGCGCTTGTAGCCCTTGAGGGCGATGATTTTTTCTTCCTGCAAAAAGGGGATCTTGGTGATCCCTATGCCGTGTTCGCCCGAGACCACGCCACCGAGTTCAATGACTTTGCGGGTCACCTTGACCACGGCCTCTTCGGCCAGGGCAAGCATTTGGGGATCATTTGAATTGACCGGCAGGTTCACATGGCAGTTACCGTCTCCGGCGTGCATATGGTTGGCCACGATGATCCGGGTCCCGGTCATGTCCTCGAAAATCCTGTCCAGCTTGTCCTGGATCTGCGTATATTTGTTTTTCAGATGCTGGAAAAAGTAAAAGACCTGGAGCTCCAGTTCCTGTTCGGAGATGTCCGCAGTGGTTGTTTTTTCCTTGAGGATGTCCGTGGTTACGCCCAGTTCCATCTGGATGAATCCGTCGTCCACCTCGACTCCTTCCAGCGTGGTGACCTGCTGCAGTGCCTTGCGGTAGGCCCTGGCCAGATAGTGGAGGTTGATCTCTTCAATATAGTCGGAAAATTCCGGAATGACGGCAAGGGGCAGGACAACGTCCTCATTGATTTTGAAGCCGCTGGTACGTTTGGAAATGGCACTGAGCTGATGGCGGTCGTGCCAGAACCGTTCGGCTTCTTTTTCGTCCCTGGCAACAAAGATATCCACGTTGTCAAAAGGATCGGTGATATGGACGATTTCCTGCATGGCCTTGTCCAGAGCCGCTTCGTCATCAGAATCAAGCTGAATGATCAGTACCGAAATGGGCGCGCCCTCGAACCTGGATGATTTTTTCCGGTAATCAATGGCCTGGACATACTTGGTACCGAATTCTTCCATGGCCGAGATTTTGACCTTGTCCCCTTCCTTGCGGATGGTGTCGCGCAGGGCGACCACGCTCTGGATGACCAGGGAGGCGTTGCGCATGGAGGAGCCAAAGAATTCCAGACACAGGACCCGAAAATGATCCTGCTGGGGATGCAGGGTGAAACAGGCTTCGGTAATGATCCCGTCCACTCCTTCCTTCTGGATGCCGGGAAGGCCTCCCAGGTATTTGTTGGTCACGTCCTTGCCCAGACCTGCGGCCCGGATTTTGTCCCCACGCAGGGAAATGGTCTCCCGTATTTCGTCCCGTTCATCCCTGATTTCAAAAATGGCTGTTTCATGGGGGAAGATCTTGTGGCCGGGATGGTTCTTGCGCCTGATCCGGATGCACTCTCCCGAGGGGGTGACCATGGTGTAGCTGAGCACGTTGTCGATGGTTGTGCCGTATTCAAAGGCAAAGGGGCCACCAGCATTTTCCGACAGGTTGCCGCCCAGGGAGGAGGCTGCCTTGGAAGCCGGGTCCACGGTGAAGAGCATGCCGTGTTTGGCGGCTTCCTGGCCTGCGTGCAGCGTGAGAACACCGGTCTGGGCACAGATGCATTTTTTCTCCGTGTCCACGGAAAGGATTTTGTTGAACCTGGTCATGCTCAACACAACGGTCCGCCATTTGGCAGGGACCGCACCACCGGTCAGTCCTGACCCCCCGCCCCGGGGGACAATGGCAAAGCCGAGCTCGTTGGCCAGTCGGACAATCTTCTGGATCTGCTCCGTGGTCTCGGGGAACACGACCATGGCCGGCAGCTCCATGCGCAGATCCGTGGCATCGGTGGAACATTCCACCAGGGTGTGGGGCGAGGTGGAAATCTGATCTCTGGACAGAATGGAACTCATCCGCTTGAGCAGTTTGGCCGTGAATTTGCGATCCTGGTCAAACCGGTCCCAATAGCCTTGCAGACACGTGGACAGGTCATGGAAATATTCCGGAGACAATGCCCCTTTTTCCCGTTTGAGCCGGTCCATGACGCTGGCATGGACGTTTTCAGCGGGAATAAAGGGATTGTACCGAATCATGAACAGTTCTTCTGCAAGGGACAGGGCCAGTTCCTGAAGATATTCAGGCCAGGTCTGGAATTCTTCCAGAGGAATGCCAAGGACACGTTTGACCAGTCGTTCCGGGGCCAGGGATATGTGGGGTCCGCGTTGGGGCATTTTTAGTTGTAAGGGTTAAAGGTTAGGATGAAGGAGAAGAAGGTGCGCAGTGCTTTAGTGCACAGTGCTTTAGTGCGCAGTACTTGAGTGCACAGTACGCAGTACGCAGGGCGCAGGGAGAACATATTGTTTTTAATGTGGATTATCCGTTCATCCGTTTTTGGGGAGATAATTCGTGCAGGTCAGAAACGAGGTGACGATAAACACTGAAAATCGTCTTTTTCATCCCTGTGTACTTCGTGTGTACTGTGTACTGCCCACTTTATTACACATTAAAGAGGAAATGAACAACGTCTCCATCTTTGACCACGTATTCCTTGCCTTCCACCCGAAGCACTCCCTTGGATCGGCAGGCAGCTTCGGACCCGTTGGCAACATAGTCGTCATAGGCGATGATTTCCGCCCGGATGAAACCGCGTTCAAAATCCGTGTGGATGACGCCGGCTGCCTGGGGGGCTTTCCAGCCCTTGCGGATGGTCCATGCCTTGACCT
It encodes the following:
- a CDS encoding FAD-binding and (Fe-S)-binding domain-containing protein, which codes for MPQRGPHISLAPERLVKRVLGIPLEEFQTWPEYLQELALSLAEELFMIRYNPFIPAENVHASVMDRLKREKGALSPEYFHDLSTCLQGYWDRFDQDRKFTAKLLKRMSSILSRDQISTSPHTLVECSTDATDLRMELPAMVVFPETTEQIQKIVRLANELGFAIVPRGGGSGLTGGAVPAKWRTVVLSMTRFNKILSVDTEKKCICAQTGVLTLHAGQEAAKHGMLFTVDPASKAASSLGGNLSENAGGPFAFEYGTTIDNVLSYTMVTPSGECIRIRRKNHPGHKIFPHETAIFEIRDERDEIRETISLRGDKIRAAGLGKDVTNKYLGGLPGIQKEGVDGIITEACFTLHPQQDHFRVLCLEFFGSSMRNASLVIQSVVALRDTIRKEGDKVKISAMEEFGTKYVQAIDYRKKSSRFEGAPISVLIIQLDSDDEAALDKAMQEIVHITDPFDNVDIFVARDEKEAERFWHDRHQLSAISKRTSGFKINEDVVLPLAVIPEFSDYIEEINLHYLARAYRKALQQVTTLEGVEVDDGFIQMELGVTTDILKEKTTTADISEQELELQVFYFFQHLKNKYTQIQDKLDRIFEDMTGTRIIVANHMHAGDGNCHVNLPVNSNDPQMLALAEEAVVKVTRKVIELGGVVSGEHGIGITKIPFLQEEKIIALKGYKRKVDPNNVFNPGKLTQRELVVLPYTFSFNRLIKDINKTAIPGKDRLISLLVDIQTCTRCGKCKQVCPMFQPEAGLLFHPRNKNIALGALIEAIYYSQLHTGEPDKKLLDQLRQIMDHCTACGKCTAVCPVKIHTSDVTLHMRAYLNEKGAGGHPFKAQVLTLLSKNPQKVLPMAARAVSVGQAIQNKVVNRIPDAWKQRMANPLFTGKGPKLDFTNLAQELGLKKGTIFLPHANSSQPLETVFYFPGCGAGLFYPSIAVAGTYLLLKAGVGVALPPVHLCCGYPLLAAGHKEEAQKMGRENREVIHKTMARLADMGHACTFFLTSCGTCREGTQEYRLRPGEGKSISHLDVVQFLMERLEGPDTTRDQGSLIYHAACHPEWMGMDPAKAGTIYAKALATQAGCTVRISPGCCGESGMGAMTSPAIYNKIRSKKQRQLNQDLKGYPANGPVVVGCPSCKIGIKRSLIQMHRENEVLHTLEYLAQLHGGTHWKKEFLKALARAKVINGARVLQA